In one window of Oleidesulfovibrio alaskensis DSM 16109 DNA:
- a CDS encoding ComF family protein: protein MMQALRRIKRIIALRERRCMVCGDCFRPQQTAVLLCNSCRRQLVQRTGGFCPRCGLPHALESMPLTLCSSCISTPPPWLSLRFYGLYDGLLRRIIIRYKHTPDLTLHPLMGHMLCQALRLRPFSPQEKPDVIVPVPLHPARLHMRGFNQSYLPARPAAVMLTVPLQKNILRRTRYTSAQTGLPKEERRRNLRDAFEADSCVRGRNVLLVDDVMTTGATLEHCAQALYHAGAQQVHAVVAARTPPHAHRQTA from the coding sequence ATGATGCAGGCCCTGCGCCGGATAAAGCGCATAATCGCACTGCGCGAACGCCGCTGCATGGTCTGCGGCGACTGTTTCCGGCCGCAGCAGACCGCGGTGCTGCTGTGCAACAGCTGCCGCCGGCAACTGGTCCAGCGCACCGGCGGTTTCTGCCCCCGGTGCGGTCTGCCCCATGCGCTGGAGTCCATGCCCCTCACGCTCTGCTCTTCATGCATATCCACCCCGCCCCCTTGGCTTTCGCTGCGTTTTTACGGGCTGTATGACGGGCTGCTGCGCAGGATCATCATCCGGTACAAACACACCCCCGACCTGACCCTGCACCCTCTCATGGGCCACATGCTCTGTCAGGCACTGCGCCTGCGTCCTTTTTCGCCACAGGAAAAGCCGGACGTCATAGTGCCCGTACCGCTGCATCCGGCGCGCCTGCACATGCGCGGCTTCAACCAGAGCTACCTGCCTGCACGTCCGGCAGCGGTCATGCTGACCGTTCCTCTGCAAAAAAACATACTGCGCCGCACACGATACACTTCTGCCCAGACAGGGCTGCCGAAAGAGGAACGGCGGCGCAACCTGCGCGATGCCTTTGAAGCGGACAGTTGTGTACGCGGCAGAAACGTGCTGCTGGTAGACGACGTGATGACCACAGGCGCCACACTGGAACACTGCGCGCAGGCCCTGTACCACGCAGGCGCACAGCAGGTGCATGCCGTGGTGGCCGCAAGAACGCCGCCGCACGCACACCGGCAGACAGCATGA